The Paenibacillus polymyxa M1 DNA segment ATTATCGACGACCTCCACATACAGTTTCTTGCCCAAATATGTGGAAAGATCCGCCTTGTATTGCACCATATTGGCAAGCCGCATGCCCAGCGCGGGATCTGGGAAGCCCACGTCGGCGAATGCGCTATTTCCGTATCGGGCAATAACTTGTCCCGTATCGACTTCCACAATATTTATAAATACCTTGTCTGGGTTCTTCGCACCGCCAAGCCTGAAGCTGATCCAGCCGCTGCCACCCAGCACGAAAGTGCTGGAATGGAGTATACCTGTCGCAGATTCGTCATACTTCCAGCCGTTTAAATGATAAGCTCCTTCCTGGTTATACGGTATTTTTTCCGCCCACCAAGTCGTTTCGTCGGTTACGCTATTCGGACCGAACGCATCGCCTTTGACAACGGTCCATCCCGTCAAATCTCCTGTTTCAAATCCAGGATTCCGGATTTGATAGACTGAATCCGGAACTGACAATCCCATGTCATTCTTAGGAATATTCTTGATTTGATAAATCGTATCCGTAACCGATGATTTCACATCATTCTTAGGAATGTGCGTTTCTCCAGCAACAGTTCTATTTTCGGATGCGACAGAGATTCCCGGAACAACAAGCTGGAGAACCATAGCCCATATAACCATTCCCAATATCCAACATTTTCCTATTTTGACTTTCCTCATTCTCGAGCCTCCTTCGAAACTTGTTATACTTGCGAACATCGATACCTCATTTCGAAATGCTCTCCTTGTACAAAGATGAATAGTCATGAAGAAGGGAGAATATGAATGAAACGTTTCCAAACGGAGGAATGCAAAGTTTCTTGATCATTTGTGCATACCCCATTCGTAAGGAGCGCCTAAACAACCGTCTTACCAAATGGACTGCATATCCCATATATCCAAGGATTTAACAAACGGTTCTCCATCTCCCCAAATCTCGAGTCCCAAAGCATCCATACGGCTCGGATATACCCGGGTTGTCAGGCTTTTCAATCCGTTTGCATAGGCTTCGACCATGGAGCGATCCAAATAAATGTGGAGCTTCAGATTTTCCCCAAGTAGCTCCAACTTTCCGCCTTGAACCCCTCCACACTTTTCTCCCGGGTGCAGCGTCGTTTTCGACCGGTCGACCAAGAGCATCGTTTGATTCCAATCATAATACAGCAGAGTTTCTTCCTCTCCGTCCGGCGTACAACGGACCTTGACTCCGAATTTTTTGGCGCTGCCGGGCTCCAATTCCAATTGAATCTCAAGCATGTCACCATGAACATTCCTAAGCTGCACATTAGTTTCAGCCAATGACTGGTCCCGAAGCGATAGCCGCTTAGGGCCACGCAGCGATTGAAGCTCCTGAATCGGCTCTATTCCCAGACGCCCGTCATCCCTCAAATACACGCTTAACGGCAAGCCTCCGTTATGAGCCCAACCCGACTTATATTCCATCTCAGACGTCCGGTCGCCTTGGGCTATCGTAAAGACGATATTTCTGCCGGTCTTCGGATCAACCATTCCGCTCGGTCCGGTAAAATGGAAATCCCCGACATCAATCAATTGAGGCTTTTCTTGATCGGGGATGAACGAAAGATTTTGCTTGTCAAGTTGTCCGATCCAATAGAACACCTCGACATCTGCTCCTTTTCCCACAGGGCTGACAAGCAGCAGATGTTTGTTCACCCCCAGCTTGTCCCTGCCAAGGGGAAGAAGCACAGGGAGCTCCCAGATGGGTCCAAGGTAAGGAAACTTCTGAATATCCGCTTTAAAAAACGGCCCTTTATACGTCCAATTCAGCATATCTTGTGACGCAAATGCCAGTGCTGCTCCACCTTCAATTCCGGACCCGACCAAAGCGTACCAGCCGTCATCGTCCTTCCATACGAATGGATCTCGGAAATCCCCAAATGCGCCCATTCCCTTCTTCTGCACGATCAACGGCTCTGGATGTTTGACCCACTGAACCAGATCCGGGTTTCCGTCAAGGGTATAAGTGCTTCGGGCAAGCGCTACGCTCTGATTCGGAGAAGCGCTGTCATTACCTGCCGTAAAGAACAAGACAGGAAGTCCGTCAGCATCATAGGTTGCGCTTCCCGACCAGATCCCGTCCGGTGCGAGCTGATCCTTTTCGGGCGCCAGGGCCACGGGTAGATCACGCCAATGCACCAAATCCTGACTTACCCAATGTCCCCAATGGATCTGATGAAAGAACGGCCCCTGCGGGTTATGCTGATAGAACAAATGATATTGCCCGTCAAAATAGATTGGTGCATGGGGTTCGTTCATCCAATGGGCCGGCGGGCTAACATGATATTGCGGTCTGTGCCGATCAAGTAGCAGTGGCGTCCGGTCTAGCTTGATCTCGTCATAGTTTAATTGTGGCCGGATACCTTCATGAAAGGTGTCCAGCACATGACGATAAGAAGCGGCCACTTCTTCCGCGCTCAGCGCCCGATTATAAATCTTGAGTTCATCAATGATACCGCTAAACATGTGAAGGCTGAACACTTCCGCCAGCAGGCTGCTATGGTTATTCTTGCCAATCAGGAGATCTGTTTCCGCCGCCTCAGCCAGACGGGAACCACGAGGCACGGCAGCTGAAGCGATTTCACTGCCGTTTAAATACAGCTTGATTTCCCCTTGGTTCCCATCGAACACAGCATTCACGTATGACCATGCATTCTTGGGCAGTTCATGGCCGTCCGGCGACCAAAGTTCCTTCCAGTCTCCTCCTTCCAGCCCGACTTGGAAGGACCAGGAACCGTGACGGAACATGCCGAGCAGATAACCCTGCTTGCGATCCAGGTTGTAGCGGTTCACGATGGCGGATAATTTGCCATCATCCCCCCATTCATAGGAGCGTGGGGCTACCCATACTCCTATGCTTAACGCTGATCGGTACTCTGGCTCGGTGTTCTGATTTCCCTCATCGAACGAATGCGCAATGTAAGTCGAATAACCATCGAACAGAAGCCCATTTCCAATTACCCCCTGTCTCCACCGTGGAGGGCAAGGTTGAGTAAACTCCGCTTGGTTAAATACGTACTGGATATTATCCTGGACTTGGGATACGCTCTCCAGAGCGCTTGTGCCGGTTCCTTCATTGAAGGCCCAATACATAATCAATCCCCGATTATCGGTTGCATGGCTCATACTTCAACCCTCCTGGATGTCTGCTCCGTTGGACCATTAGGAATATGAATGGAGTTAAGAGCATGCATATAAAACGAGTTCACTACAACTTCCCCTGATTTCGCACTTATCTCAATACGATCCATCGGAGCATCAGGGAATATTTGATCCGTCAGTGCAACCAAGCCCTCATTCGCGTACACTTCAACCGCGTTGCGATCCAGCCAGATATGCAGCTTGATCTTCCCATTCTCCGAAACCATTCTAGCACCGTGCTTGCACGCAAACGATGGATGGAAATCAGTCAGGCCCGATTTCGAGCGGTCGATGAATAGCCATTGGCGCACAGGGTCATAACCGATAATAGTCTCACTTTGCCCAGAGGACTTCATTTTAATATGAACCTCGTCTTCGGAACGAATGTCGATATCCGCTTCAATTTCAAGCAGAACATCATTCGTTTTTTGCGTAAACGGCACCTCTGGCGTAACCTTAACCTCATTCCAGCAGAGCGTTCCTTTCCGCAGTTGCTCTATTTCCCGAACAGGCATTTGGGTCAGAACTACGCCCTCGTCTCGGCTGGTCAATGATAAGACGCGAGGCAGAGTCATTGTGCCTCTCCAGGCCCCAGTAGGCGTTTGGTTAGCATATTTCCAGTTGCTCATCCATCCGATGATCACACGCCGTCCGTCCTGCTCAGCTATATCCGACCAGGTGACCCCCGCATAATTGTCCCGGCCATAATCCAGCCACAGGATATGATCGGCCGGATGGTCATTGATGAACGTATTTCCGTCGAACTCTCCGATAAAGTATTGCGTGCGTGAGCCTTCCGGGCAGTTGGGATTATCTCCGATGCTTATGATAAGTACCCATTTGGAATGTCCGCTGTCATCAACCGGCAATTCAAAGAGATCAGGGCATTCCCAAACTCCGTCATGCGAGCCTTCACTCTTTCCGAATTCGCCTGACAACGACCATTCACGCAAATTGTCGGAACGATAAAACCGAACGTGGTCTCCCGCGACAAGAGCCATAATCCAGGATTCACTTGACGAATGCCAGAACACCTTGGGGTCCCGGAAGTCGACCAGATCATGCTCGTCGAGTATTGGGTTCCCCTCATATTTGTGCCAAGTTCGGCCTTTATCGCTACTATAAGCCAGGCTTTGCCGCTGGCGAGGTTGTCCGGTCTCCGGACAGCTGTCTGCATGAGTGAAGAGTGCGATCAATCCATGGGAACCATCGAACAGTCCGCTGCTATTATTCCAGTCAACCACACAGCAACCAGAGAAAATTGCGCCATGCTCATCCGGGAACAGAGCGATAGGCATATGCTCCCAATGAACCAGGTCTTGGCTTACAGCATGACCCCAGTGCATTGGTCCCCATTGGTTACTATAAGGATGGTGCTGATAAAACAGATGATAGACTCCTTCGTAATAGACTAATCCGTTGGGATCATTCAACCAATGGGAGTGAGGTGAAAAATGAAAACCCGGCCTAAATCTATCATCATCGTGCTGTTTATTTGTCTCGATTATCTGGGTAATTTCATCTGTCGTCGGCATAGATTGAAGAGCCCCTTTCCGTGTGGTTACTAATGCACCGCCGGCATTAGCAAAAGTTAGCATACCGATGATTTGCTGTTTGGTCAGCTGATTCAAAGAAATACCGGCTTTCAGTATCTTATATAACAAGCAGCCCAGAAAAGCGTCGCCGGCTCCTGTCGTATCAGTGACCTCTACTTGAAAACCCGGCACATATCCGTCATGACCCACTAATCGGTAATAACAGCCTTTTTCCGCTAAAGTTACGAAGATCCCGGCGATGCCGAATTGCTGTTGCAACTCTAGCGAGCCTTTTTCCACATCAGTTGTACCCGTTATAAAGTGGAGCTCATCTTCTGATATTTTCAGGATGTCGGCATACTTCATGCCCCAAAGGATATTCCGTTTCGCTTCCTCTTTACTCTCCCATAAAGCAAACCGGATATTCGGATCGAATGAAAGCAGGACTCCTGCCTCTTTAGCCTTCACAACTGCCGCTCTTGTTGCCGTACGGGCCGGCTCATGGGTCATCGACAAAGAACCAAAGTGCAGTGCATGGCAGTTTTCAATCCTATCGAACGGGACATCCTGCGTGCGCAAGTATGTATCCGCTCCTGGTTTCCGGTAGAAGCTGAACGATCGGTCTCCGTTGTCATCCAGATGGACAAATGCCAGCGTTGTATTAGCTTCATCTGTAAACGTAAGCGCAGACACGTCGATGCCGCCGTTCATCAAGGTATCGTGCAGCAAGGAACCGAATTGATCATCCCCTACTTTGCTAATCAATGTCGCTCTAGCTCCTAAACGGGATAGAGCAGCTGCTACGTTAGCCGGAGCCCCTCCAGGATTGCATTCAAACTGTTCGTTGCCTCCCGCTGTACGACCTGATGGCGTAAAGTCTATCAATACTTCCCCAATGGTTATTACATCAAGCACAGTTTTCTCCCCACCTATCGTTTGATTATTTATTTTTTAAATTTGCATTATATCGGTCCAACCCTTTTTGATAGATTTCCATTAATTCGTTTAGCCCCATCTTCTCGAGTGTCTTCACATAGCTGTCCCACTTTTCATCTACCTCGCCATCGACGATGAACTTGCCTCTTTGGGTATTTACATATTTAATAAGTTCTGGCTCGATCCGATTGATTTTATCTAGTTCGTCCGGTTCAAAGAAGATGCTCGGATAGTTTTCCTTTTTCATATATGGAGTGTAATATTTCTCCAAATACTCAGCACGCTTCTGAGCTCGGGGTTCCATATCAACAACTTTTCCGAAGTCATCGAAAGTAATGACGCCCGGATTTCCTGTGCCAGGAGCCACTTTTTGGCGGAATTCACCTGCGGAGACTCCTTGGGGAAGCGGCAGGTTCACCATTTTTCCTTTTTCGTCCTTCTTGAATACGACATCCAACGGACCCCAGTGAATTTGAGCCGCCATGTAAGGGTCATACTGTTGATCGATCCAACGCATCGTCATTGCCGGATAACGGTTCTCTTTTGTAATCACAAAGCTACCTCGTCCCGGACCGCCGCCGTTGTTGCGACCAATCATTTGATCTCCATTTGGGCCTTTAAGCGGGGGGAGCAGAGCATAATCCTTACTACGCTCCGGTCCGACAACTTCTTCAACTTCCCACCAAACGTAGGAGCCGAGCGTTTCATCTAGTGTTTTGCCTTTTGCTAAATACTGAGCGGCATCCTGGGTGAACGATTCAGGGTCAATCAACCCCTGCTTATACCAGTTATCATGAATATATTTTAATGCTTCCTTATATTGAGGTTGCGAAGCGGTAAAGATCACTTTACCTTCGCGGACGATCCGATGTTCCAAATTATCCGGAATACCGAAAGCACCGAATATGCCAGCAATGTCACTACACCACTGCATGTGCATAAAGCTTAATGGGATTTCATCAGCCTTGCCATTGCCGTTCGGGTCCTTCGTTTTAAAGGCAATCAAAGCCTGCGTGTATTCGTCCAGCGTTTGAGGTACTTTTAAACCCAGTTTATCGAGCCAATTTTTATTGATGACGTGAAAGAAGGGGTTGGTATCGAGCTTATTCTCTTCCCACGACGGCAGCCCATAGATGTGACCGTCTGGTGCTGTGATGGCTAGTTTAATGTCAGGCCGACGATCAAGAAGCGCTTTCAAATTAGGCGCATATTGATCAATTAAATTCTCCAGCGGAATAATGGTTCCGTCTTTACCGTAATTGATTAGCTCGTAATCTGTGAATCCGGCTCCGTAAAAGGCATCTGGCAAATCTCCGCTGGCCAACAACAAATTTTTCTTTTCTGCAAAGTCAGTGTCCGGAATGTTTTCCCAATCAATTTTTACGTTTGTTTGTTTTTCCAGCCGCTTAAATATTTCCATTTTCGAGTAATCTGGCGCTAAAGCAGCTTTTGGGGACACCATCTTTAATGTCACCGCTTTTTTAACAATCGGAAGACCGGTTTTATTAAAATTTGCATCCTGATCCGGATTCACCGTCTGATTTTTTGACTCGCCACCGCCTCCCGAACATCCGCTAAGAGCAAACACTCCAGCCAGCATTAGAATTCCAGCCCTTTTGAATAATTTCATCGTACATACCCTCCCTATGTCAGTCCACAAGCTGAGAACTTCCCTTGTCCTTGTTACTTTATTTGTCTAAATGCTGAATTTATGGTTTCTGTTGCACATTCCCCCTTTCAGGCACCCTGGCAATGTTAGCCTTTGATCGAGCCGATCATCACGCCTTTTACAAAGTATTTTTGCAGGAAAGGATACAAAATCAGCAACGGTAGGCTGGATACCATGATGACACCATATTTGATAAGCTCTGTAACGCGCATCTTTGCTGCGTAGGATTCCACATCGATCATCATGCTCGAGTTGGCCTGATTCTGGACAAGAATGTTGCGAAGGACCAGTTGTAATGGATACTTGCTTTCATCGTTTAAGTAAATCAAAGCGTCAAAGAAACCATTCCAGAACCCGACAACATGATACAGTACCATTACGGCTATAACGGACTTAGACAAAGGCAATACAATGCTCCAAAAAAATCTGGTATTGGAACAACCATCAATGGAAGCGGCCTCCCACATTTCATCCGGGATGGTCGACTGAAAAAAAGTCCTTACGATAATGACATTAAACACACCTCCCGCTCCAGGAATAACAAGTGCCCAGATCGTATTCAGCATATGAAGATCTTTGATCAGCAAATAGGTTGGGATCAACCCCCCACTAAAAAACATGGAGATCAGTAAAAACCACATTATCACCGGCTTTCCAGCCAGTCCTTTACGGGCTAACGGGTAAGCTGCACATACGGTCACGGCAACTCCGATTAAGGTTCCTAGACTCGCATATAAAATCGAATTGGCATATCCAATCCATATAGATGAATCGCTGAATATTCGCCCGTATCCATCCAGCGTAAACCCTTTTGGAAAGAACCATACTTCACCTGAGTAGATGAGATTGGGGTCACTGAGTGAAGCAATCAATACAAAATACAGCGGGAATAATACAAGCAACATAACTATGGTCAGCATGACGTAGTTGATGATGTCAAACCATAAGTCTCCTTTACTTTTTCTCTTTAATAATTGATTCATAATGATCTCCCCCTTACCACAGGCTGGTTTCCGTCAATTTTTTTGCGATCCGGTTGACGGTGACTATCAGGATAATATTTACAACCGAATTAAACAGGCCAATTGCTGTAGAAAAGCTGTATTGTGCTTTTTGGATCCCAATTTCATAAACGTAGGTCGGAATAATATTGGAGGTGGCATAATTCAAATCGTTCTGCATAAGGAAAGCCTTTTCAAAACCGATGCCCATAATGTTGCCGAGTGCGAGAATCAATAAGATGACGATCGTCGGCAAAATGTTTGGAATATCCACATGCATTACGCGCTTCCATTTGCTTGCTCCATCCATGATCGCCGCTTCATGCAATTCCGGATTGACCCCTGCCAAAGCTGCAAGGTAAATGATGGTAGCAAAACCTGTCTCTTGCCAAACCCCTGATAATATATACAAAGGACGGAACCACCCTTCGTCGGCCAAAAACATAATGGGGTCCCCTCCAAACCAAGTGATGATGTGATTCACAATTCCGCTGTTTGGAGACAGAAAAACATTAAGCATACCGACGAGCACTACGGTAGAAATAAAGTGTGGTGCATAAATTACAGTTTGTACAATTTTCTTGTATCTCTTGGCCAGCATCTGATTGAGCATAATTGCTATAATAATCGGAGCTGGGAAGCTAAATACAAGCGATAGAACACTGAGTGTAAGCGTATTAGTCATGATCGTCCAGAAGTTATAGGAATCGAAAAAATCAATAAAGTGCTTAAAGCCTACCCACTCGCTTTCCCAGATTCCCCGACTTGGTGAAAAATCCTTAAAAGCAATTTGTATTCCATACATCGGATAGTACTTAAATACGAGATAAATAATAATGATTGGCAGCAAAAACAAATACAGTTCATAATCGCGTTTGATCTGGTTCCATATTTTGCGATTTGGCTTAATCGTGGAGTGATCTAATTCGCTAATTTTTGTATTCACCATTACATTCCCTTTCTTGACATAGGATATTTTCATTTTTGAAACGTTTCCAATTTGATATAAAAAAACGTCAATCGGCAGAGCCATACATGAACCACCGATTGAATTCGAGTTTTTCTAAAATCAAAAACAATCTTGTCTAAAAAAACGGGAAGACGATGCATTTGTTGATCCAAACTTATTCCTTTGATCTTTTAACAAAGTAGTTTCATCTCCAAATGAAACGTTTCCAATTTATTATAAAAAAATGACGAGTTTATAGATTCAAACAGAGATCCAACTGAAATGAGCTAATATCTTTACATTTAAGATCATGTCGTTTCGCCTTGCCTGAAGATAACGGGGAGACGATACACTTGCTGATCTAAAGTTATACCATCCATCTTTTGATACAGCAGTCTGATTGTCATACGTGCCATTTCCTCCACTGGCTGCCTGATTGTGGACAATATCGGATGAAAATAAGGATGATTCTGAATCCCGTCGTAACCGATGACCTTTACATCCTCTGGAACGCGAATACCCTGCCTGCCTACTCTTTCTATATATTTAGCGGCTAACATATCGGTAATAGCGAAAATGCCGTCCACATCCTGATACTTATGTAGAAATTCGCTAAAATAGGCATCGTCGTTCACAATAGGGTCTGGTTTCTCGTATACAACATAGTCGACACCTAATTTTTTCGCCTCATCAATGAAACCTTTTCTTCGATTCATGGTTTCACTAAATACGGAAGTTACACTTCCTATAAAAGCCGGCCTCTGGGCTCCCGCTTTAATAAGTTCCCTTAAAGCCATACTCCCTCCCTTATAATTATCCGAGGTCACACAGGTAATTTTTTTGCTAAAGTGTCTGTCAATACTTACAATCGGAATGTCATTGCTTATGCTATTCTCAATATCATTGTAGGTAATGCCGACAATTCCAGCCACTTTATTTTGCCGTAGCATATCCAGATAATACAGTTCCTTTTCGGGCTTGCCACCGCTATTACATAGCATGAGCTTAAAGCCTTCCCTATCCAACTCATCCTCAATGTAATAAGCCAGTTCAGAAAAAAAAGGATTCCAGATACTTGGAAGTAGCAAGGCTACCATCTTGGATTTCCTCATCTTAAAATTTCGAGCGACTTCATTAGGGATATAATTCAATTCTTGTATAGCTTTTTCCACCTTATGGCGTGTATCTGGTTTTACAGAGCCCGAGTTGTTAATAACACGGGAAACAGTTCCCACAGCTACGCCAGCCAGGTTAGCGACATCTTTAATACTTGGCATTTAGCCCCCCCTCTCTCTTATGAAAATTATAATAACACGAAGTTGGAAACGTTTCAATAATCTTTGAAACGCTTTTTTTTGACTTTTTTTCCTAGCCCATGTAGCTAAATCAAGTGTAATCCGGTCAGAAAGATGATAAGCCAGCTTCCTGATCTTTCTCCTTCTTCACTACTCGAATACATATATGATTATGAAACCTTCTTTAACTATCTTCTGGCTGAAGGACTTACTCCTGCTGGCCCTATTAGTCAAATTCCGTTAGAAACTCTTGAGAAGCTTTCATTGGATTCAATTCTCGGATATAGATTTCATCTTCTCACCAAAGCAGGAAACTCAAGAACGACAGTATCAAGAAAGCTATCATCGCTTCGAACTTTATTTAATTACTTGAATCAAAAAGCTGAGGACGAAAACTTCAATCCTTTACTAATTGGAAATGTGATGGCGAAAGTTGATATTTGCAAAAAGAAGAAATCTAAGTATACAGCAGCTAGCATCCTAGCTGGGAAATTGCTTCGAGATAATGAGATTACTGAATTTGTGGAATATATAAATTAAAGGATACGAAAAAGTTTGGTAGTTAACGAACTTTTGGAGTACTTCTCCGGCAAGACGTATTTTCAACTCAAAGAACTCATCACATATTTCAGACTTGTTTAAAATAATACGATTACAATCTACTTGATACCTGACCGTTGCCATCAGATCTATAGCGGACTGAACATCAGTGATTAATTTTTACCACTAGTAACATAGACAATTCCTATTCCATTGCATTAATTTTCCTAATGTTTATCATCTTCTTTTTCCTCATTTCAATCTTATACTTATAAAATAGTACTCTATTCG contains these protein-coding regions:
- a CDS encoding GH32 C-terminal domain-containing protein; the encoded protein is MSHATDNRGLIMYWAFNEGTGTSALESVSQVQDNIQYVFNQAEFTQPCPPRWRQGVIGNGLLFDGYSTYIAHSFDEGNQNTEPEYRSALSIGVWVAPRSYEWGDDGKLSAIVNRYNLDRKQGYLLGMFRHGSWSFQVGLEGGDWKELWSPDGHELPKNAWSYVNAVFDGNQGEIKLYLNGSEIASAAVPRGSRLAEAAETDLLIGKNNHSSLLAEVFSLHMFSGIIDELKIYNRALSAEEVAASYRHVLDTFHEGIRPQLNYDEIKLDRTPLLLDRHRPQYHVSPPAHWMNEPHAPIYFDGQYHLFYQHNPQGPFFHQIHWGHWVSQDLVHWRDLPVALAPEKDQLAPDGIWSGSATYDADGLPVLFFTAGNDSASPNQSVALARSTYTLDGNPDLVQWVKHPEPLIVQKKGMGAFGDFRDPFVWKDDDGWYALVGSGIEGGAALAFASQDMLNWTYKGPFFKADIQKFPYLGPIWELPVLLPLGRDKLGVNKHLLLVSPVGKGADVEVFYWIGQLDKQNLSFIPDQEKPQLIDVGDFHFTGPSGMVDPKTGRNIVFTIAQGDRTSEMEYKSGWAHNGGLPLSVYLRDDGRLGIEPIQELQSLRGPKRLSLRDQSLAETNVQLRNVHGDMLEIQLELEPGSAKKFGVKVRCTPDGEEETLLYYDWNQTMLLVDRSKTTLHPGEKCGGVQGGKLELLGENLKLHIYLDRSMVEAYANGLKSLTTRVYPSRMDALGLEIWGDGEPFVKSLDIWDMQSIW
- a CDS encoding PfkB family carbohydrate kinase; translated protein: MLDVITIGEVLIDFTPSGRTAGGNEQFECNPGGAPANVAAALSRLGARATLISKVGDDQFGSLLHDTLMNGGIDVSALTFTDEANTTLAFVHLDDNGDRSFSFYRKPGADTYLRTQDVPFDRIENCHALHFGSLSMTHEPARTATRAAVVKAKEAGVLLSFDPNIRFALWESKEEAKRNILWGMKYADILKISEDELHFITGTTDVEKGSLELQQQFGIAGIFVTLAEKGCYYRLVGHDGYVPGFQVEVTDTTGAGDAFLGCLLYKILKAGISLNQLTKQQIIGMLTFANAGGALVTTRKGALQSMPTTDEITQIIETNKQHDDDRFRPGFHFSPHSHWLNDPNGLVYYEGVYHLFYQHHPYSNQWGPMHWGHAVSQDLVHWEHMPIALFPDEHGAIFSGCCVVDWNNSSGLFDGSHGLIALFTHADSCPETGQPRQRQSLAYSSDKGRTWHKYEGNPILDEHDLVDFRDPKVFWHSSSESWIMALVAGDHVRFYRSDNLREWSLSGEFGKSEGSHDGVWECPDLFELPVDDSGHSKWVLIISIGDNPNCPEGSRTQYFIGEFDGNTFINDHPADHILWLDYGRDNYAGVTWSDIAEQDGRRVIIGWMSNWKYANQTPTGAWRGTMTLPRVLSLTSRDEGVVLTQMPVREIEQLRKGTLCWNEVKVTPEVPFTQKTNDVLLEIEADIDIRSEDEVHIKMKSSGQSETIIGYDPVRQWLFIDRSKSGLTDFHPSFACKHGARMVSENGKIKLHIWLDRNAVEVYANEGLVALTDQIFPDAPMDRIEISAKSGEVVVNSFYMHALNSIHIPNGPTEQTSRRVEV
- a CDS encoding ABC transporter substrate-binding protein, which translates into the protein MKLFKRAGILMLAGVFALSGCSGGGGESKNQTVNPDQDANFNKTGLPIVKKAVTLKMVSPKAALAPDYSKMEIFKRLEKQTNVKIDWENIPDTDFAEKKNLLLASGDLPDAFYGAGFTDYELINYGKDGTIIPLENLIDQYAPNLKALLDRRPDIKLAITAPDGHIYGLPSWEENKLDTNPFFHVINKNWLDKLGLKVPQTLDEYTQALIAFKTKDPNGNGKADEIPLSFMHMQWCSDIAGIFGAFGIPDNLEHRIVREGKVIFTASQPQYKEALKYIHDNWYKQGLIDPESFTQDAAQYLAKGKTLDETLGSYVWWEVEEVVGPERSKDYALLPPLKGPNGDQMIGRNNGGGPGRGSFVITKENRYPAMTMRWIDQQYDPYMAAQIHWGPLDVVFKKDEKGKMVNLPLPQGVSAGEFRQKVAPGTGNPGVITFDDFGKVVDMEPRAQKRAEYLEKYYTPYMKKENYPSIFFEPDELDKINRIEPELIKYVNTQRGKFIVDGEVDEKWDSYVKTLEKMGLNELMEIYQKGLDRYNANLKNK
- a CDS encoding carbohydrate ABC transporter permease produces the protein MNQLLKRKSKGDLWFDIINYVMLTIVMLLVLFPLYFVLIASLSDPNLIYSGEVWFFPKGFTLDGYGRIFSDSSIWIGYANSILYASLGTLIGVAVTVCAAYPLARKGLAGKPVIMWFLLISMFFSGGLIPTYLLIKDLHMLNTIWALVIPGAGGVFNVIIVRTFFQSTIPDEMWEAASIDGCSNTRFFWSIVLPLSKSVIAVMVLYHVVGFWNGFFDALIYLNDESKYPLQLVLRNILVQNQANSSMMIDVESYAAKMRVTELIKYGVIMVSSLPLLILYPFLQKYFVKGVMIGSIKG
- a CDS encoding ABC transporter permease, whose translation is MVNTKISELDHSTIKPNRKIWNQIKRDYELYLFLLPIIIIYLVFKYYPMYGIQIAFKDFSPSRGIWESEWVGFKHFIDFFDSYNFWTIMTNTLTLSVLSLVFSFPAPIIIAIMLNQMLAKRYKKIVQTVIYAPHFISTVVLVGMLNVFLSPNSGIVNHIITWFGGDPIMFLADEGWFRPLYILSGVWQETGFATIIYLAALAGVNPELHEAAIMDGASKWKRVMHVDIPNILPTIVILLILALGNIMGIGFEKAFLMQNDLNYATSNIIPTYVYEIGIQKAQYSFSTAIGLFNSVVNIILIVTVNRIAKKLTETSLW
- a CDS encoding LacI family DNA-binding transcriptional regulator, with translation MPSIKDVANLAGVAVGTVSRVINNSGSVKPDTRHKVEKAIQELNYIPNEVARNFKMRKSKMVALLLPSIWNPFFSELAYYIEDELDREGFKLMLCNSGGKPEKELYYLDMLRQNKVAGIVGITYNDIENSISNDIPIVSIDRHFSKKITCVTSDNYKGGSMALRELIKAGAQRPAFIGSVTSVFSETMNRRKGFIDEAKKLGVDYVVYEKPDPIVNDDAYFSEFLHKYQDVDGIFAITDMLAAKYIERVGRQGIRVPEDVKVIGYDGIQNHPYFHPILSTIRQPVEEMARMTIRLLYQKMDGITLDQQVYRLPVIFRQGETT